The sequence below is a genomic window from Bradyrhizobium septentrionale.
GAATTGGTCGGAACCAGCGTGAAGAAATCGACAAGGGAGGACAAAGAGCGCATCAAGGAGCTCATGGGACAGGATGCCCACATGATCGAGGACATGTCGCCGCGTGAAATGTACGAGATGTTGAAGGGCGCAAAAGCGGACATCATGCTATCGGGCGGCAAATCGCAGTTCGTCGCGCTGAAAGCAACGACGCCTTGGCTCGATATCAACCAGGAGCGATGCCATGGCTATATGGGCTATGTCGGAATGATCAAGTTAGTGGAGGAGATCGACAAGTCGCTCTCAAATCCGATGTGGGAGCAGGTACGTCGACCGGCACCATGGGAGGCCTTGGCCAGGGCGAAGCTGCATATGCAGTCGCCGGCGGCCGAGATCGCCTGCGAACCGGCGCTCGCCGAAACGGCGCGCCGCGCGAGGAAGATTTGCCACTGTAACACGGTCGATCTCGGCACGATCGAGGATGCGATCTACGCGCATGGTCTGAGAAGCGTCGAGGAAGTCAAAGAGCACACCGATGCGGTCGGTGGTTGCTGCAAGAGACGCATCGAGGACATCTTGGTGCCCTCGCCATCTGCCATGCTGCAGGCCGCAGAATAGGGGGAATCATGGCCCTCACCACGGTGCCAACAAAAGCCTGCGCGGTCAACCCGCTGAAGATGAGCCAGCCGATTGGCGGCGCATTCGCCTTCATGGGGCTGCGCGGGGCGATGCCGCTTCTGCATGGCTCGCAAGGATGCACTTCTTTCGGGCTCACGCTCTTTGTGCGGCATTTCAAGGAGGTGGTACCGCTGCAGACCACCGCGATGAGCGAGGTCGCGACCGTGCTCGGCGGCTATGAGAACCTCGAGCAGGCGATACTCAATATCTACAACCGAGCCAAGCCAAAGATCGTCGGAATCTGCTCGACCGGCATCACCGAGACTAACGGAGACGATGTGGATGCTTACCTCAAGCTAATCCGAAACAAGCATCGGCAACTTGCGAAATTGCCGCTGGTCTATGTCTCGACACCCGATTTCAAGGGCGCGTTCCAGGACGGCTGGGAGAAGGCTGTGACGCGCATTGTGGAATTGCTGGTGGAAGGGCCCAACGTCAACGGCCTGCGCGATCCCTCGAGAGTGAACGTTCTTCCAGGATGTCACCTCACGCCGGGTGATCTTGACGAACTCCGTGCCATCCTGGAGGATTTTGGGTTGCGGCCATCCTTCCTGCCTGACCTGGCAGCGTCGCTCGATGGGCATATCCCCGACGAGTTTACGTCAACGACCATCGGCGGCATCGGCGTCGACGAGATCGCGAGCATGGGCCGCGCCGGGTGGACCATTGCAATCGGCGCGCAGATGCGGCGAGCGGCAGAGGTCATGCAGGCCAAAAGCGGCGTTCCATTTCGCCTCTTCGAGCGGCTGTGCGGCCTCGGTCCGTGCGACGAATTCATGACGTTTGTGAGTGAAATCAGCGGCCGTCCCGTGCCACCGAAATATCGGCGGCAGCGCGGCCAGCTCACGGATGCAATGCTGGACGCGCACTTCCATATTGGTGGTCGCAGACTTGCGATCGCCGCTGAGCCAGACCTCCTATATGATCTCTCCAGTATGCTGCACGAGATGGGGGCGCAGGTGCGTGCGGCCGTAACGACCACACAATCGGCGGTGATCGAGCGGATCAAGACCAACGAGGTGCTAATTGGTGATCTTGAGGATCTCGAAGAGCTTGCCAGAACCGAGAATTGCGACTTGCTGATCACGCATTCGCATGGCAGGCAAGCGGCTGCCCGGCTGAAAATTCCGTTCTATCGTGCGGGTTTTCCGATGTTCGATCGACTTGGCGCAGGGCACCAACTATCGATCGGTTATCGTGGTACCCGCGATCTGATCTTCGATATCGCCAATCTCGTGATCGCGGACCGCGAGGAGAACCATCCACCTACGCCCGATCGATGGCGGGCTCCGGTCGCACTGCCATCAAGGTCCGGGCATCTCAGTTCCATCGGTGCAGCCGAGAGGTCGACTGCATGAAGGTCGCATTCGCCACTCAAGATCTAAGGTGCGTCGATGCTCATTTTGGTTGGGCAAAGAATATTGCTATCTACGAGGTCGCGCCAAGCGGACACGTGTTTCTCAAAGCGGTTGAGTTTGAGGGCGATCTCAAGGAAGACGGCAACGACGACAAGTTAGCGCCGAAGATCGAGGCGATTAAAGATTGCGCAATTCTTTACGTTGCTGCCATCGGCGGTGCCGGTGCTGCCCGGGTGGTCGCCAACAAGATCCATCCGATCAAGGTAAACAAGCCAGAAAACATTCTGGTGCTGCTCGAAAAGCTCGAGGACGTCCTAAGAGGCACACCACCTCCCTGGCTACGCAAGGCAATGGCAAAGGACCAGCGGAGCACATTCGAGTTCGACGAATGAGATGAAATGACCGCAGAAATAGAGCAGCAGGACAGCTCCGCCGATGCGCTGTTCATCAAGGAGCTAGTCAAGATTTGGCGCGCTCAGGACACCACGGGAGCCTGGAAGGCCAAGAGCGATCTCGACCTTCTCGAGCCCTATGTCTTGGACAAGGAAAAGCGGCGTGCGTTGCCGATTGTCGGTGATCCTGGCCCCGATACGCTGTGGCGGCTGGAACTGTTCTTCAACGCGGTCGCGCTCGCGGTCGAGAGGGAAACCGGTGTGATGATCCAGCCGATCTTGAAGCTGCATCATGAAGGATTTGGCCGCATCGTGCTGATCGGAGGCCGGCTGAGCGCCGTGAACAAGCGGCTGCGTGATGTGCATCGCGACCTGATACGGAAGTTTCCGGACGTGGCGAACTATTGAGGATACTGATGAGCGAACGTGAAACACTGAAGGCTGAAATAAAGAAGCTATCGGCCAAAGCGCTACAAGCCAAAATGGATCTGCACGACCTTTCGGAGGAATTGCCCATCAACTGGACCTCGATCATGGTCGTTGCGCAGAAGGCGCACGATGCCTATGCCGAACTTGAGCGCAGAAACCATGATTTGAAGGCGTTGGAAAATACTTAAGAGGGGCCGACACATGTCATTTACAACGCGCGATGGCCGCGACTGGACGCCAGACTACCTGATGTCGATTGACGCCAAAAAATGCATCGGCTGTGGCCGCTGTTTCAAGGTGTGTGGCCGAGGTGTCATGGCGTTGAAGGGAATCAGCGAGGACGGCGAACTTGTTGATCTTGACGATGACGAGGACGATGAGATCGAAAAGAAGATCATGGTTCTGAATGATCAGGGCGCCTGCATCGGCTGCGGCGCGTGCGCCAGGGTGTGTCCGGCCAATTGCCAGGTCCATGTTTCAGCCCCAGCCGAAGCTGCCTGACCGGTGGCCCTAGAGCGTGATGAGTTTAGTTTTGGTCATATCCGGCGTTTGCGAAGTAGTTGGCGCATTCGGCCGGTGAGACGGTGCCGAGGATCGGAGCGATAGCATCGTAGACGGCCTCGGTGGTTCGCTGTGCGGCTTTGCGCAGCCAGTGTTTGAACTTGGCGAAGAACTGCTCGATCGGATTGAGATCAGGCGAGTATTTCGGCAGGTAGAAGAGCCGGGCGCCGGCGGCACGGATGGCGCGACGCACGGCGTGGGCCTTGTGGGAGCCGAGATTGTCCATGATGACGATGTCGCCGTGCCGCAGGGTCGGGACCAGAGCCTTCTCGATATAGACAAGGAAGGCTTCGCCGTTGATCGGCCCCTCGAGGAACCACGGAGCGGTAATGCGATCGTGGCGGCCATGAAGGTCATGGTCCGCCAGCGGCCGTGCGGTACCTTGGCTTTGATACGTTGACCGCGCGGCGCCCAGCCCCGCAGCGGCGCGCCATATTGGTCTTGGTCCAGGTCTCATCGATGAACACCAGCCGAGTGGGATCGATCCGTACGCATCCGGTCAGCACCCCGGGCAGGCGCGCCGGTCAGCCGTGGCGCTCAGGCGGCAGCCGCTGTGGACTGTTGGGTCGCCTTCCAATTCCACGGGAGCAGGTCGGCGACTTTGTTGACGGGGTGATCTGGAAGCCTGGCCAACACATCCGCGAGCCAGGCTTGCGGATCAACGTCGTTCATCTTGCAGGTTTCGATCAGGGTATAGACGGCGGCGGCGCGATGGCCGCCGGCATCTGAACCGGCGAAGGTCCAATTTCGTCTTCCGACAGCCACACCGCGTAACGCTCGTTCGGCAGCGTTGTTCGAGAGGCAGACGCGACCATCGTCCAGGAAGCGGGTGAACGCCGCCCAACGGTTGAGCAGGTAGTTGATCGCCTTTGCAGTATCGTTGCCTGATGAGAGCAAGGTTCGCTGCTGACGCATCCAGATTTCGAGATCGGCGACGATCGGCCTCGACTTATCACGACGTACCGCAAGCCGCTGTTCCGGCGTTTTGCCGTTGATGGTGCGCTCGATCTCGAAAAGGATATCGATGCGTCGCACGGCCTCGCTGGCAATCGGCGCCTCTCCAGATTTCGCCAAGTCGAAGAACTTTCTGCGGCCGTGGCTCCAACAGGCCGCTTCAAGGATCGGAGCTGGCTTCCTTTGGGCCTTGTAGAGCTGGTTATACCCATCGAAGGCATCGGCCTGCATGAGGCCGACATAGCCGGCAAGATGGCTTTGCGGGTGTTCTCCAGCCCGGTTGCGTGAGTAGTAGAACAGGGCCGCCGGCGGATCCGTGCCGCCAAACGGCCGGTCATCGCGAACATAGGTCCAGATCCGGCCGGTAACCGTCTTGAGCTTGGCCAGCACCGGCACCGTCGTATCGTCGCCGTGGATGCGTTCCGCGCTCATGACGTGGATCCGGATCGCCTCAATGATGGGATCGAGTGCCACCACGCAGGCGCCGATCCGATCCGCCAGGGTCGAGACGTCGATCTCGATCCCTTCGCGGGCATAGGTCTTGCTCTGTCGGTTCAACGGCTGGTGCAGCAGGAACTTGTTGACCAGCACCATCGCCAGCAGGCTCGGCCCGGCAAAGCCTCGCGGGATCGGATGGGAGGGCGCCGGCGCCTCGGTGATTGCCTCACAATCCCGGCAGGAGAACTTTTCGCGGACATGCTCGATAATCTTCCAGCGCCGTGGCTCACATTCCAGGGTCTTCGATACCACCTCGCCGAGCTTGTGCAGTCGCTCGCTGCCGCACTTGCCACATACGCAAGGAGCGGGTTCGACGATGCGTTCGATCGGTAGATTGTCCGGCAACGGACGTCGCGGCGGCCGTGGATTTTGCACGCGCTGCTGTTTGGCGGCTTCCGGCGCTGCGAGCTCGGCCTTGGTTTCCTGCTCAGCCTGGGTCTCTTCAAGATCCTCGATGGCGAGTTCGAGCTGCTCGACCAGCAGCTTGCCGCGCTCAGAAGATTGCCCGAACTGTTCTCGCCGTGCCTTGGCCAGCATCAGCTTCAGCCGCTCGATCTCCAGCCGGCCGACGGTCACCTCGCTCTTCGCCAGCGTCAGCTGCTCGCGCTGCGCAATGATCATCGCGTGTGCTGCGGCAAGGTCGGTGGGAAGCGGATCGGCGGGCGTCGTCACGAGGACGAATCAACCATATTCGTCGCAAAAAATCCCGCTCGATTTAACCGGAAGCCCGTGGACGCCAGGTTGCCTGCGGCATCCGCCAATCAATTCCGGAGAGGAGATAGGATAGCTGCGCAACGCTGATCGTCACAACGCCATCCGCCATTGATGGCCACAAAAAGCGGCCTCGCTCCAGCCGCTTCGTGAACAGACACGCGCCTTGGCCATCATGCCAGATGATCTTGATCAGGTCGCCGCGGCGGCCTCTAAAAACATAGAGATCACCGGCATGCGGATCACGCTTCAAACTCTCCTGGACCAGACGCGCGAGGCTCGGGAAGCCGCGGCGCATATCGGTGTGGCCGGTCGCAAGCCACACCCGCACATTAGTGAGCGTCATGCGGAGACCACGCGCTGAGGGTTGATCTGGTCGGCTAGGAAGATCTCGCGGAATGGTTTGTCGCGAGGTCACAATGTCAAAGGATAGTCGTAAGGATAGCGATAAGGATAGGCATATGCCTATCCTCGAACACGGCGCCGACACGCTGCAGCGTGTCGAGATCATCACCGGGACGGGCCGACGTCGGCGCTGGTCGACCGATGCGAAGGCGGCGATTGTTGCGGAGAGTTTTGCGCCGGGTGCAAGCGTGTCCGCAGTGGCGCGGCGACACGACATCAGTCCAAGCCTGTTGTTTCTCTGGCGTCGCCAGGCTACGCGGGCGCAGGTCGCGGAGCGCGGGGACAGAGGCATGCCACCTGGCTTTGTGCCGGTCGCGATCACCGGCTGTGGGCGCCCGAGTGAGGAGCAGGCGGCGATCGAGATCGAGGTCGGCGCGATTCGCATCCGTGTCAGGGGGACAGTCGACCGGGAGGCACTGTGCGAGGTGCTGGCGGCGGTCGGGACGGTTGGTCGATGATCGGGCTTCGAGCTGGGTTGTCGATCTGGATTGCGACGCAGCCGGTCGATTTCCGCCGCGGCATGGACTCGCTGGCGATGCTGGTGAGCGAGGCCTTTGGAGCCGATCCGTTCGACGGCGGACTTTATGTCTTCCGCTCCAAGCGCCGAGA
It includes:
- the nifN gene encoding nitrogenase iron-molybdenum cofactor biosynthesis protein NifN encodes the protein MALTTVPTKACAVNPLKMSQPIGGAFAFMGLRGAMPLLHGSQGCTSFGLTLFVRHFKEVVPLQTTAMSEVATVLGGYENLEQAILNIYNRAKPKIVGICSTGITETNGDDVDAYLKLIRNKHRQLAKLPLVYVSTPDFKGAFQDGWEKAVTRIVELLVEGPNVNGLRDPSRVNVLPGCHLTPGDLDELRAILEDFGLRPSFLPDLAASLDGHIPDEFTSTTIGGIGVDEIASMGRAGWTIAIGAQMRRAAEVMQAKSGVPFRLFERLCGLGPCDEFMTFVSEISGRPVPPKYRRQRGQLTDAMLDAHFHIGGRRLAIAAEPDLLYDLSSMLHEMGAQVRAAVTTTQSAVIERIKTNEVLIGDLEDLEELARTENCDLLITHSHGRQAAARLKIPFYRAGFPMFDRLGAGHQLSIGYRGTRDLIFDIANLVIADREENHPPTPDRWRAPVALPSRSGHLSSIGAAERSTA
- the nifX gene encoding nitrogen fixation protein NifX, which translates into the protein MKVAFATQDLRCVDAHFGWAKNIAIYEVAPSGHVFLKAVEFEGDLKEDGNDDKLAPKIEAIKDCAILYVAAIGGAGAARVVANKIHPIKVNKPENILVLLEKLEDVLRGTPPPWLRKAMAKDQRSTFEFDE
- a CDS encoding NifX-associated nitrogen fixation protein encodes the protein MTAEIEQQDSSADALFIKELVKIWRAQDTTGAWKAKSDLDLLEPYVLDKEKRRALPIVGDPGPDTLWRLELFFNAVALAVERETGVMIQPILKLHHEGFGRIVLIGGRLSAVNKRLRDVHRDLIRKFPDVANY
- a CDS encoding CCE_0567 family metalloprotein yields the protein MSERETLKAEIKKLSAKALQAKMDLHDLSEELPINWTSIMVVAQKAHDAYAELERRNHDLKALENT
- the fdxB gene encoding ferredoxin III, nif-specific, giving the protein MSFTTRDGRDWTPDYLMSIDAKKCIGCGRCFKVCGRGVMALKGISEDGELVDLDDDEDDEIEKKIMVLNDQGACIGCGACARVCPANCQVHVSAPAEAA
- the tnpC gene encoding IS66 family transposase; protein product: MIIAQREQLTLAKSEVTVGRLEIERLKLMLAKARREQFGQSSERGKLLVEQLELAIEDLEETQAEQETKAELAAPEAAKQQRVQNPRPPRRPLPDNLPIERIVEPAPCVCGKCGSERLHKLGEVVSKTLECEPRRWKIIEHVREKFSCRDCEAITEAPAPSHPIPRGFAGPSLLAMVLVNKFLLHQPLNRQSKTYAREGIEIDVSTLADRIGACVVALDPIIEAIRIHVMSAERIHGDDTTVPVLAKLKTVTGRIWTYVRDDRPFGGTDPPAALFYYSRNRAGEHPQSHLAGYVGLMQADAFDGYNQLYKAQRKPAPILEAACWSHGRRKFFDLAKSGEAPIASEAVRRIDILFEIERTINGKTPEQRLAVRRDKSRPIVADLEIWMRQQRTLLSSGNDTAKAINYLLNRWAAFTRFLDDGRVCLSNNAAERALRGVAVGRRNWTFAGSDAGGHRAAAVYTLIETCKMNDVDPQAWLADVLARLPDHPVNKVADLLPWNWKATQQSTAAAA
- the tnpB gene encoding IS66 family insertion sequence element accessory protein TnpB (TnpB, as the term is used for proteins encoded by IS66 family insertion elements, is considered an accessory protein, since TnpC, encoded by a neighboring gene, is a DDE family transposase.), with amino-acid sequence MTLTNVRVWLATGHTDMRRGFPSLARLVQESLKRDPHAGDLYVFRGRRGDLIKIIWHDGQGACLFTKRLERGRFLWPSMADGVVTISVAQLSYLLSGIDWRMPQATWRPRASG
- the tnpA gene encoding IS66-like element accessory protein TnpA → MPILEHGADTLQRVEIITGTGRRRRWSTDAKAAIVAESFAPGASVSAVARRHDISPSLLFLWRRQATRAQVAERGDRGMPPGFVPVAITGCGRPSEEQAAIEIEVGAIRIRVRGTVDREALCEVLAAVGTVGR